From a single Arthrobacter sp. SLBN-112 genomic region:
- a CDS encoding ADP-ribosylglycohydrolase family protein: protein MSTDHGIPAPTLKSRIHGALVGGALGDALGYAVEADSIEAIRQRFGAEGLTGFDALSGPWPFSDDTQLTLYTVDGLVEALEWANSGVGADVNACLWLAYLRWLATQGKDAGPAAPAPQPRWIDGNEVLRQRRHPDQDCITGLATGEMGTSIRPVNPEAKGAGTVMRSAPFGLVPHIAPDAVYKLSADAASLTHGHPSARQGAGIFSLLIHKLVSGEALRDAAAAVTAHAATLPDVAPELPDRLEAALRLADKAIVAPEELVQVLGEGWTGGEALAVALYAVLATLPADGAEAQPARHFRAAVALAVNHGGPSDTTGSLAGNILGALYGEDCLPAQWLGALEAPEVVRGMADQLVKVTTGEG from the coding sequence ATGAGCACAGATCACGGCATTCCCGCGCCCACCCTCAAGTCCCGGATCCATGGCGCCCTGGTGGGCGGGGCGCTCGGCGACGCGCTGGGCTACGCCGTGGAGGCTGATTCCATCGAAGCAATCCGGCAGCGGTTCGGAGCGGAGGGCCTGACCGGGTTTGACGCCCTGTCCGGCCCCTGGCCCTTTTCCGACGACACACAGCTGACCCTGTACACCGTGGACGGACTCGTGGAGGCGTTGGAGTGGGCCAACTCGGGGGTGGGTGCGGACGTGAACGCCTGCCTCTGGCTGGCGTACCTGCGCTGGCTGGCCACCCAGGGCAAGGACGCCGGTCCGGCAGCGCCGGCACCCCAGCCCCGCTGGATCGACGGCAACGAGGTGCTCCGGCAGCGCCGGCATCCGGACCAGGACTGCATCACAGGCCTGGCCACCGGCGAGATGGGTACGTCCATCCGGCCCGTCAACCCCGAAGCGAAAGGCGCCGGCACAGTGATGCGCTCGGCGCCGTTCGGGCTGGTTCCGCACATTGCGCCCGACGCCGTCTACAAGTTGAGTGCCGACGCCGCCTCCCTCACGCACGGACATCCTTCCGCCCGCCAGGGTGCCGGCATCTTCAGCCTCCTGATCCACAAGCTGGTGTCGGGTGAGGCGCTCCGGGATGCCGCTGCCGCAGTCACCGCGCACGCAGCCACCCTCCCGGATGTGGCACCGGAACTCCCTGACCGGCTCGAGGCCGCCCTCCGCCTCGCCGACAAAGCCATTGTTGCCCCGGAGGAACTTGTCCAGGTGCTCGGCGAAGGCTGGACGGGCGGGGAGGCCCTCGCCGTCGCGCTTTATGCAGTCCTTGCCACGTTGCCGGCTGACGGCGCAGAGGCGCAGCCGGCCCGGCATTTCCGGGCCGCTGTGGCGCTGGCTGTGAACCACGGCGGCCCCAGCGACACCACCGGTTCGCTGGCGGGAAACATCCTGGGAGCCCTGTACGGGGAGGACTGCCTGCCGGCGCAGTGGCTCGGGGCCCTGGAGGCACCGGAGGTGGTCCGCGGAATGGCCGACCAGTTGGTGAAGGTTACGACCGGCGAAGGCTGA
- a CDS encoding exonuclease SbcCD subunit D, translating into MRLLHTSDWHLGRSFHGVGMLDAQRAFVDQLVAAVQRDGVDVVLIAGDVYDRALPGVDVVHLLDDALVRLTSAGAKVVLTSGNHDSAIRLGFASRLLERGGVHLRTRVEDLAAPLLLPLGTDDAGKEAVLALYGIPWLEPRLVAEQLGAETASHFEVTRAATGLIREDIAWRAASATIHSVVLAHTFASGGISSDSERDLSIGGVGAVPLDLFDGFSYTALGHLHGRQQLSGSVRYSGSPLAYSFSEATHQKGAWLVDIGPEGVTSVTEVLWEAPRPLAVLRGTLEDLLADPGHAWAETAYCQITLTDPQRPARAMERLRARFPDTLVLAFDPQGAAATSRTSYSSRLAGAPDDLALCCGFLEHVRGRSADRAEKNALAGALENVRLLEASR; encoded by the coding sequence ATGCGGTTACTTCACACCTCGGACTGGCACCTGGGCCGTTCCTTCCACGGCGTTGGCATGCTGGACGCCCAGCGCGCTTTCGTTGACCAACTGGTCGCTGCGGTCCAGCGGGACGGCGTGGACGTTGTCCTGATCGCCGGCGACGTCTATGACCGGGCGCTGCCGGGCGTGGACGTGGTCCACCTGCTCGACGACGCACTGGTCCGCCTGACTTCCGCGGGCGCCAAAGTGGTGCTCACCAGCGGGAACCATGACTCCGCCATCCGCCTGGGTTTCGCCTCCCGCCTGCTCGAACGCGGTGGAGTGCACCTGCGCACCAGGGTGGAGGACCTCGCCGCCCCGCTGCTCCTGCCGCTGGGCACGGATGATGCGGGAAAGGAAGCCGTCCTGGCGCTTTACGGCATCCCCTGGCTTGAGCCCAGGCTGGTTGCCGAACAGTTGGGTGCTGAAACGGCGAGCCACTTCGAGGTCACCCGGGCAGCCACCGGCCTGATCCGCGAGGACATTGCCTGGCGCGCGGCTTCCGCCACCATCCACTCGGTGGTCCTGGCCCACACCTTCGCCAGCGGCGGCATCAGTTCGGACAGCGAACGGGACCTCAGTATCGGCGGCGTGGGCGCGGTGCCGCTGGACCTGTTCGATGGTTTCAGCTACACCGCACTGGGCCACCTGCACGGGCGGCAGCAGCTGTCCGGTTCCGTCCGGTATTCCGGTTCACCTTTGGCCTATTCCTTCTCTGAGGCCACCCACCAAAAGGGTGCCTGGCTGGTGGATATTGGTCCGGAGGGTGTCACGTCCGTTACGGAGGTCCTGTGGGAGGCCCCGCGTCCCCTGGCAGTGCTGCGCGGAACCCTGGAGGACCTCCTGGCGGACCCCGGCCACGCATGGGCTGAAACTGCCTATTGCCAAATCACATTGACCGATCCCCAGCGTCCCGCCCGTGCCATGGAACGGCTCCGCGCCAGGTTTCCGGACACCCTGGTCCTGGCTTTCGACCCGCAGGGTGCGGCTGCCACGTCCCGGACCAGCTACAGCAGCAGGCTTGCCGGCGCGCCGGACGACCTCGCCCTGTGCTGCGGATTCCTGGAACACGTGCGGGGACGCAGCGCGGACCGGGCAGAAAAGAACGCGCTCGCCGGCGCGTTGGAGAACGTCAGGCTGCTGGAGGCGTCACGGTGA
- a CDS encoding MIP/aquaporin family protein translates to MSTPVPASEALHPAMAAERTALLPRLAAEAFGSLFLAVAGLGVPLFSIPQSSPVPAALAAGLAITAAMLAFGHISGGHFNPAITLGHLLAGRIRAGAAAAYAAAQIVGALVGALALFGILRTLPGIADSRTAFDTVTAGFGQHSIIQAPLAAAVLLELLGAAIIVAVFLGAGRPGGSRTAAPVAVGLSFAALLQLGQSVGNLPYNPARALASALFSSGWAVEQLWVFLVAPLAGAAIAGLVFRITGLDVSAAPVRDGGDIDASDGEVDDDADNGGLESDGADGVVPAAAVGREKAGGASEAQEFFEGKRS, encoded by the coding sequence ATGAGCACCCCCGTCCCCGCCAGCGAGGCACTGCATCCCGCCATGGCGGCCGAGCGGACAGCCCTGCTGCCCCGCCTGGCGGCCGAGGCCTTCGGCAGTCTGTTCCTGGCCGTGGCCGGGCTGGGCGTGCCGCTCTTCAGCATTCCGCAGTCCAGCCCTGTGCCGGCCGCCCTTGCTGCCGGACTGGCCATCACCGCGGCAATGCTCGCGTTCGGACACATCTCCGGCGGCCATTTCAATCCGGCCATCACCCTGGGGCACCTCCTGGCCGGACGCATCCGGGCCGGCGCCGCCGCAGCATACGCCGCCGCGCAGATAGTGGGAGCCCTGGTGGGCGCGCTTGCCCTGTTCGGGATCCTGCGCACCCTGCCCGGGATTGCCGACAGCCGCACCGCCTTCGATACCGTGACCGCCGGTTTCGGCCAACACTCCATCATCCAGGCGCCGCTCGCCGCAGCCGTGCTCCTGGAACTGCTGGGGGCCGCGATCATCGTGGCTGTCTTCCTTGGCGCCGGCCGCCCCGGCGGCAGCCGCACCGCAGCGCCGGTTGCCGTCGGCCTTTCCTTCGCGGCCCTGCTGCAGCTGGGCCAGTCGGTGGGGAACCTGCCCTACAACCCGGCCCGCGCGCTCGCGTCCGCACTCTTCAGTTCCGGCTGGGCCGTGGAGCAGCTGTGGGTATTCCTGGTCGCGCCGCTGGCCGGCGCCGCCATCGCCGGGCTGGTGTTCCGCATCACCGGCCTTGATGTGTCCGCTGCTCCCGTTAGGGATGGCGGGGACATCGACGCATCCGACGGCGAGGTTGACGACGACGCCGATAACGGGGGCCTGGAAAGTGACGGAGCGGACGGTGTCGTTCCCGCAGCGGCCGTCGGCCGGGAAAAGGCAGGCGGCGCGAGTGAAGCCCAGGAATTCTTCGAAGGCAAACGGTCCTGA